A DNA window from Rossellomorea marisflavi contains the following coding sequences:
- the msrB gene encoding peptide-methionine (R)-S-oxide reductase MsrB, whose amino-acid sequence MLVEKATFAGGCFWCMVEPFDQLDGIISVTSGYTGGKGDAPSYKEVVRGESGHVEAVEIHFDPSLFPYERLLEVYWRQIDPTDAEGQFNDRGTPYRTVIFYHSEEQRIAAVKSREELQHSGKFAKPIATEILPAAVFHKAEEYHQDFYKKNMFRYALYKRGSGRDAFIKEYWPEDRSYLKETLTPLQYRVTQENGTEPPYENEYWDNREEGIYVDIVSGEPLFTSRDQYDSGCGWPSFTKPVMKASVTERYDLSHRSTRMEVRSREADSHLGHVFTDGPGPDGLRYCINSAALRFIPKDLLEEEGYGDFRILFN is encoded by the coding sequence ATTCTGGTGGAAAAAGCAACATTTGCAGGAGGATGCTTCTGGTGCATGGTCGAGCCCTTTGATCAACTGGATGGGATTATTTCCGTTACTTCAGGATATACCGGAGGCAAAGGTGATGCTCCGTCCTATAAAGAGGTCGTGAGGGGTGAAAGCGGCCATGTGGAGGCAGTCGAAATTCATTTTGATCCCTCGCTTTTCCCATATGAACGGCTTCTTGAGGTGTATTGGAGGCAGATCGATCCCACGGATGCTGAAGGACAATTCAATGATCGGGGTACACCCTATCGAACGGTGATCTTTTATCACTCCGAAGAACAGCGGATCGCGGCGGTGAAATCGCGTGAAGAGCTTCAACACAGCGGGAAATTTGCAAAGCCGATTGCAACAGAGATCCTTCCTGCTGCTGTATTTCACAAAGCGGAGGAGTACCACCAGGATTTCTATAAAAAGAATATGTTCCGCTATGCCCTTTATAAACGGGGGTCTGGAAGGGACGCGTTTATAAAGGAATATTGGCCAGAAGACCGTTCTTATCTGAAAGAGACGCTCACTCCCTTGCAATACCGTGTCACCCAGGAAAATGGGACGGAGCCTCCTTATGAGAATGAGTACTGGGATAACCGGGAAGAAGGCATCTATGTCGATATCGTCTCCGGGGAGCCTTTATTCACCTCGAGGGATCAGTATGATAGTGGATGCGGATGGCCGAGCTTTACAAAACCTGTCATGAAGGCAAGTGTGACGGAACGGTATGACCTCAGTCATCGTTCGACACGTATGGAAGTCCGCAGCAGGGAAGCCGATTCCCATCTTGGCCACGTGTTTACCGACGGACCAGGACCTGACGGGTTGAGGTACTGCATCAATTCAGCGGCTCTCCGGTTCATCCCGAAAGATTTGCTTGAGGAAGAAGGGTATGGGGATTTCAGAATCTTATTT
- a CDS encoding CHY zinc finger protein: protein MGEENDESERGMNMSNQAIPVTGINVDEETRCGHYHTEKDIIAIKFKCCDTYYPCHKCHEEMTDHEPVLWGREEWNEKAVLCGKCRSELSILQYMNCQSSCPHCQAPFNPGCSNHYHLYFEG from the coding sequence ATGGGGGAAGAGAATGACGAATCTGAACGGGGGATGAATATGTCCAATCAAGCGATACCAGTCACAGGCATAAACGTCGATGAAGAAACAAGATGCGGACATTACCATACAGAAAAGGATATAATCGCCATCAAATTCAAATGCTGTGACACCTACTATCCATGTCACAAATGCCATGAAGAAATGACTGATCATGAGCCGGTTTTATGGGGACGGGAAGAGTGGAATGAGAAGGCCGTCCTTTGTGGGAAGTGTCGATCGGAATTGAGTATCCTGCAGTATATGAACTGTCAGTCCTCTTGTCCTCACTGTCAGGCTCCATTCAATCCGGGCTGCAGCAATCATTATCATCTATATTTCGAAGGGTAG
- a CDS encoding NAD(P)-dependent oxidoreductase — MKIIVFGATGATGTEVMKQAKERGLDVTAFVRDPAKLPDHSTFIQGDATDRKAVQAALQGQDAVISCLGASGLGKTTQLSIMTGHILSGMQLHGAKSIHYVASAGIDHEISGLQGKLAQFILRNVLKDHREAVSLIKDSGFRYTIARPMQLINGPFTGDYRTHPASIPEGGRKISRADVAHFLLESLHQDAYANASIGLAY, encoded by the coding sequence ATGAAAATCATCGTCTTTGGCGCAACAGGTGCCACCGGAACAGAAGTGATGAAGCAGGCAAAAGAACGGGGATTGGACGTGACTGCATTCGTGCGGGATCCTGCCAAACTTCCCGATCATTCAACCTTCATCCAGGGAGACGCCACGGACAGAAAGGCTGTCCAGGCAGCGCTGCAGGGACAGGATGCGGTCATTTCTTGCCTGGGGGCATCTGGTCTTGGAAAGACAACACAGCTCAGTATCATGACCGGTCATATCCTCTCCGGCATGCAGCTCCACGGAGCGAAATCGATCCATTATGTCGCCTCTGCCGGCATTGATCATGAAATATCAGGATTACAAGGTAAGTTGGCCCAGTTCATTCTGCGCAATGTGCTGAAGGACCACCGGGAAGCCGTTTCCCTGATCAAGGACAGTGGATTTCGCTATACCATCGCCCGACCCATGCAGCTGATCAATGGACCTTTCACAGGTGACTATCGGACTCACCCCGCCTCCATTCCTGAAGGAGGAAGGAAAATATCCAGAGCGGATGTTGCCCATTTCCTGTTGGAAAGCCTCCACCAAGACGCGTATGCCAACGCATCAATCGGCCTTGCCTATTGA
- a CDS encoding MFS transporter, producing the protein MVYYFECLNKINYGGGLIKTEQPTKTAPSYTKTVAFLSLTIWLVVMNTTMFNVALPNILHEFSLKPSEGAWIVSGYSIVLAIGTITYTRLSDYLPFRRLIIIGIVVFGLGSLSGFFADSFLWLLLSRLFQAAGAAAIPGLSMVFASRFIPMAVRGRALAMIASASSLGFGLGPVVGGVITDYLNWNYLFLVTLLVIVMIPVLYKLLPAETVRKGAFDIWGAIMTGVGVTFFLLFISGFNWIHLAVALIFFAVLWIRIHKIELPFIQPKLIRDKGYRKILYMSYMGFVTHFAILLVMPLMLKSIFDKNPTTMGLIIFPGAMLSAVAAIYVGRLIDKYGNMRVMVMAHCLLLISTILFFFLSPISEYMIMLAYMFTSFGFSSLSSSTTNEVSRVVNRDLVGSGMGMKQLLHYVGSASGSVIGGLIVEMGGVDYGVDAFRNTFLVLIIAMILSFLILMFYHRQLKKTV; encoded by the coding sequence GTGGTATATTACTTCGAGTGTCTAAACAAAATCAACTACGGAGGTGGTCTTATCAAGACTGAACAACCGACCAAGACCGCTCCTTCTTACACAAAGACGGTTGCATTCCTCAGCCTGACCATATGGCTGGTCGTCATGAACACGACCATGTTCAATGTCGCCCTTCCAAATATCCTTCATGAGTTCTCTTTGAAGCCTTCAGAGGGTGCTTGGATCGTATCGGGCTATTCTATCGTCTTGGCGATCGGGACGATTACGTATACACGCCTGTCCGACTATCTCCCGTTCAGGCGCTTGATCATCATCGGGATTGTTGTGTTCGGTTTGGGTTCCCTTTCTGGTTTCTTTGCCGATTCATTCTTATGGTTACTGCTGTCCCGTTTGTTCCAGGCAGCCGGTGCCGCGGCCATTCCTGGACTGTCCATGGTATTTGCCAGCAGATTTATTCCAATGGCGGTACGGGGTCGCGCCCTTGCCATGATCGCCTCTGCATCGTCCCTCGGCTTCGGACTTGGACCTGTTGTAGGAGGAGTCATCACTGACTATCTTAACTGGAATTATCTCTTCCTGGTTACCCTTCTCGTCATCGTCATGATTCCCGTCCTTTATAAGCTGTTGCCCGCTGAAACAGTCCGAAAAGGCGCATTCGACATATGGGGAGCCATCATGACCGGAGTGGGTGTCACATTCTTCCTTCTCTTCATTTCCGGATTCAATTGGATTCATCTCGCAGTAGCCCTTATATTCTTTGCAGTCCTGTGGATCAGGATCCATAAAATCGAACTCCCTTTCATTCAGCCAAAACTGATCAGGGATAAGGGCTATAGGAAGATCTTGTACATGAGCTATATGGGGTTCGTGACGCACTTTGCCATTCTGCTCGTCATGCCCCTTATGCTAAAAAGCATCTTTGACAAGAATCCGACCACTATGGGATTGATCATCTTCCCGGGTGCGATGCTTTCGGCTGTTGCCGCCATCTATGTGGGCAGACTGATCGATAAGTACGGGAATATGCGTGTGATGGTGATGGCCCACTGCCTTCTCCTGATCTCGACCATCCTGTTCTTCTTCCTGTCACCGATCAGCGAATACATGATCATGCTCGCCTATATGTTCACGAGCTTCGGATTCTCAAGTCTCTCTTCAAGTACCACAAACGAAGTCTCCCGCGTGGTGAACAGGGATCTTGTCGGATCCGGAATGGGTATGAAGCAGCTGCTTCACTATGTCGGCAGTGCTTCCGGCTCGGTCATCGGAGGCTTGATCGTAGAGATGGGCGGAGTCGATTATGGTGTCGATGCGTTCAGGAATACGTTCCTTGTCCTCATCATCGCCATGATCCTATCCTTCCTGATCCTGATGTTCTATCATCGTCAATTAAAGAAAACGGTATGA
- a CDS encoding phospholipase D family protein, with product MKKRPWYKKKRWLIGLAIIMLLSTIMFYQRTKPLPDGVSYAGGIHSIPEEDVEFIYDLTYQKDGKEEYDHSIFDEVNKTVSEAEDFLILDLFLFNGYTKNDRNYPKISEELSKTIQERMKEKPDLKVVFISDDVNTTYGSHKADQLEPLKELGAEVIFTDLDRLRDPNLLYSGVWRACIQWFGQKGNGWLPNPMAPSAPEVTARSYLKLLNVKANHRKVVISEKEGMVLSANPHDASGFHSNIAFRVKGDILKDMIKAEKAVAAFSGGNMNAFPSDKEVDELITHVEASGGKEVKAQILTERKVQTNVVKALDKAKEGDEVWIGMFYLADRDIIDAIENAADRKVDVRMVLDPNQNAFGQEKIGLPNLPIASELNKLDNEHISIRWYNTNKEQYHTKFIYVKGKESSTVIGGSSNYTSRNLDDYNLEENILFTGAPDSRLMTDVDDYFQRIWNNENGTYTVEYKKYQDKLPIFKYIMYVLQKVFQVTTY from the coding sequence TTGAAAAAGCGCCCATGGTACAAAAAGAAACGATGGTTGATCGGTCTTGCGATCATCATGCTTTTATCAACCATCATGTTTTATCAGCGCACCAAACCTCTGCCTGACGGTGTTTCATACGCTGGAGGCATCCATTCCATTCCTGAAGAAGACGTTGAGTTCATCTACGACCTCACGTATCAAAAGGATGGAAAGGAGGAATACGATCATTCCATATTTGATGAAGTCAACAAAACCGTCAGTGAAGCAGAAGACTTCCTGATTCTCGATCTTTTCCTCTTCAACGGCTACACGAAAAACGACCGGAACTATCCTAAGATAAGCGAAGAGCTATCAAAGACGATTCAGGAACGGATGAAAGAAAAACCCGATCTTAAAGTCGTCTTCATCAGCGATGATGTCAATACAACATACGGTTCCCATAAAGCCGACCAGCTCGAACCGTTGAAAGAACTCGGTGCCGAAGTGATCTTCACTGATCTCGATCGTCTTCGGGACCCGAACCTCCTGTATTCAGGCGTGTGGAGAGCCTGTATTCAATGGTTCGGACAAAAAGGAAATGGGTGGCTGCCGAATCCCATGGCCCCATCGGCCCCTGAAGTAACGGCACGATCATACCTCAAACTGCTGAATGTAAAAGCGAATCACCGGAAAGTGGTAATCAGCGAGAAGGAAGGCATGGTCCTTAGCGCCAATCCTCACGACGCCAGCGGGTTCCATTCCAATATCGCGTTCAGGGTGAAGGGGGACATCCTCAAAGATATGATCAAGGCCGAAAAGGCCGTCGCCGCTTTCTCAGGAGGAAATATGAACGCGTTCCCTTCTGATAAGGAAGTGGATGAACTCATCACCCATGTAGAAGCATCTGGTGGAAAAGAAGTAAAAGCACAGATCCTTACTGAGAGAAAGGTCCAGACCAACGTCGTGAAGGCACTCGACAAGGCGAAAGAAGGAGATGAGGTGTGGATCGGCATGTTTTATCTGGCAGACCGTGATATCATCGACGCCATTGAAAACGCAGCAGATCGCAAAGTAGATGTTCGCATGGTCCTTGACCCGAACCAGAATGCGTTTGGACAGGAGAAAATCGGATTGCCAAACCTCCCCATCGCATCAGAGCTGAACAAGTTGGATAACGAACACATCTCCATCCGCTGGTACAACACCAACAAAGAGCAGTATCATACCAAGTTCATTTATGTAAAAGGAAAAGAAAGCTCCACCGTCATAGGAGGCTCAAGCAACTATACGTCAAGGAACCTCGATGACTATAATCTCGAAGAAAACATTCTTTTCACAGGAGCTCCGGACAGCCGTCTCATGACAGATGTAGATGATTACTTCCAGCGCATCTGGAATAATGAAAACGGAACGTATACCGTCGAGTATAAGAAATATCAAGATAAATTACCGATCTTCAAATACATCATGTATGTCCTTCAAAAAGTATTCCAAGTCACAACGTATTAG
- a CDS encoding GlsB/YeaQ/YmgE family stress response membrane protein, with protein sequence MGLIIFLIVGGIIGWLAGLILGKNVPGGIIGNIIAGIIGAWIGGKLLGSLGPVVGGMAIIPALLGAIIFVFILSLILRSTRRASHS encoded by the coding sequence ATGGGACTAATTATTTTCTTGATTGTCGGAGGCATCATCGGTTGGCTGGCAGGACTAATTCTAGGTAAAAATGTACCAGGCGGAATCATCGGGAACATCATCGCAGGAATCATCGGAGCATGGATCGGTGGAAAACTACTTGGAAGCCTAGGACCTGTCGTAGGAGGAATGGCTATCATCCCGGCATTGTTGGGAGCCATCATCTTCGTATTTATCCTGAGCCTCATCTTACGCTCCACTAGAAGAGCATCACACTCATAA
- a CDS encoding IS110 family transposase, which produces MHDNRNERINQISEDTLVIGVDIAKCVHYACAVDERGREVKKSFSFRQSRQGFETFYATILKVMESHQKKNVVVGFEPTGHYWMNLSSYLTDRGIRFVLVNPLHVKQTKELDDNLQSKNDPKDARVIAKMIPQGYYSIPRDMTPIEAELRHGSAFRARLKKQGASTQNRIKRWIDLYFPEFISVYKSIGMNASTVLSSYPLP; this is translated from the coding sequence ATGCATGATAATCGAAATGAACGCATTAATCAAATTTCTGAGGACACATTGGTGATTGGCGTCGACATCGCCAAGTGTGTACATTATGCCTGCGCAGTGGATGAACGAGGTAGGGAGGTCAAGAAAAGCTTCTCATTCCGTCAGTCCAGACAAGGCTTTGAAACCTTTTACGCTACCATCCTAAAGGTGATGGAATCTCATCAAAAGAAGAATGTAGTCGTTGGATTTGAACCTACCGGTCATTACTGGATGAATTTATCCTCGTACCTTACGGACCGGGGCATTCGCTTTGTTCTCGTCAACCCTCTCCATGTGAAGCAAACCAAAGAATTGGATGACAACCTACAGAGTAAAAACGATCCGAAAGACGCTCGTGTCATTGCCAAGATGATACCGCAAGGCTATTACAGTATTCCTCGTGACATGACTCCTATTGAAGCAGAGTTGCGTCATGGTTCGGCATTTAGGGCTCGTCTGAAAAAACAAGGAGCGTCGACTCAAAACCGGATCAAGCGATGGATTGATCTATACTTCCCTGAGTTTATTTCGGTTTATAAGTCCATTGGAATGAACGCCTCCACTGTTCTTTCTTCTTATCCTCTTCCGTAA
- a CDS encoding IS110 family transposase produces the protein MARAEIQILLTQMKLLEEQLVSIEKQLVTLAKQMTDFDLFLSVPGIGENTVVEILSEIGAFSHYKSPRQILKLAGLTLVTNSSGKKEGNKRLSKRGRKRLRSLIYKAIFPILHAIPAFRSLYDYYSEHREHPVAKKEALLILCRKLIQVLHGLSKRGETFNEERMVADISFFGNQEAA, from the coding sequence ATGGCACGGGCAGAGATCCAAATTCTATTGACACAGATGAAGCTGCTTGAAGAACAACTGGTAAGCATAGAAAAGCAGTTAGTGACGTTGGCGAAACAGATGACAGATTTCGATCTGTTCCTTTCGGTCCCTGGTATTGGAGAAAACACCGTAGTAGAGATCCTTTCAGAAATAGGAGCCTTTTCACACTATAAGAGTCCACGCCAAATCCTAAAATTAGCGGGTCTTACGTTAGTCACCAATTCCTCGGGAAAAAAAGAAGGGAACAAGCGATTGTCTAAACGCGGGCGGAAACGGCTACGCTCCTTGATATATAAGGCGATTTTCCCGATTTTACACGCCATACCAGCGTTTCGGTCCCTGTACGATTACTATAGTGAACATCGCGAACACCCCGTCGCTAAGAAAGAAGCGTTGTTAATCCTATGTCGGAAATTGATTCAAGTCCTTCATGGTTTAAGCAAAAGGGGCGAAACATTCAATGAAGAGCGTATGGTAGCTGATATCTCCTTCTTTGGTAATCAAGAAGCTGCGTAA
- the gvpU gene encoding gas vesicle accessory protein GvpU, which yields MSGHTDKDSILEFFAIAANKHDFSLDITLNLKGAVVTGTMISATEYFSTLSEAFEEGSEVAQKVSEELSGAGEAVEENQPSEANFIHLKNAKVYCGDSKPTPSKGKILWRGKLSEIDGFFLGKISESKSK from the coding sequence ATGAGCGGGCATACGGATAAGGATAGTATCTTGGAGTTTTTCGCAATAGCTGCCAATAAACATGATTTCTCCCTCGATATCACACTGAACCTTAAGGGAGCAGTGGTGACGGGTACCATGATCTCTGCAACCGAGTACTTCTCGACGTTAAGCGAAGCATTCGAGGAGGGAAGTGAAGTAGCCCAGAAAGTGAGTGAAGAACTTTCTGGTGCCGGTGAAGCGGTAGAAGAAAATCAGCCGTCAGAAGCGAATTTCATCCATCTTAAAAATGCAAAGGTCTACTGTGGTGACAGCAAACCCACCCCTTCCAAGGGGAAAATCCTCTGGAGGGGTAAATTATCCGAAATCGATGGATTCTTCCTTGGGAAAATCTCAGAGTCAAAAAGTAAGTAA
- the gvpT gene encoding GvpT/GvpP family gas vesicle accessory protein — protein MAEKNTELENTTQSNKEEKKTRKSGPITRTVAGSLLGATVGYLATPENGKKLLSKIDQEKLKSKGLEIGNSAKETSRKAVVSLKQSTANLFKRDQTDEDQEDQEEVNESGEGSDYEALKEENESLQNRLQQLEEKLNQLTQSSEDEEDEEEEDEEDEDEKEEATSTKKSKAAKDADEDEEEEDEEDDEDDEDEDDEPSSKKKSTKSKSSKAKKGSTKKSSSKSKKKSSKKDDDDDTTLSSDDDTLS, from the coding sequence ATGGCAGAAAAAAACACTGAATTAGAAAACACGACTCAATCAAACAAAGAAGAGAAAAAGACACGTAAGAGCGGTCCGATTACACGCACAGTGGCCGGAAGCCTTCTTGGAGCCACAGTCGGATACCTGGCAACGCCTGAAAACGGGAAAAAACTTCTTAGTAAGATCGATCAGGAGAAGCTGAAGAGCAAAGGGTTGGAAATTGGGAACTCTGCAAAAGAAACATCACGGAAAGCTGTCGTATCGTTGAAACAATCAACCGCCAATCTGTTCAAGCGTGATCAAACAGATGAGGATCAGGAAGATCAGGAAGAAGTGAATGAAAGCGGGGAAGGGTCGGATTATGAAGCTCTAAAAGAGGAAAATGAATCTCTGCAAAATCGACTTCAACAGCTTGAGGAAAAATTGAATCAACTGACTCAATCAAGTGAAGATGAAGAGGATGAGGAAGAAGAGGACGAAGAAGACGAGGACGAAAAGGAAGAAGCAACATCCACAAAGAAAAGTAAAGCTGCTAAAGATGCGGATGAGGACGAAGAGGAAGAAGACGAAGAAGATGATGAAGATGACGAGGATGAGGATGATGAACCATCCAGCAAGAAAAAATCAACAAAATCCAAGTCATCTAAAGCGAAGAAAGGTTCAACAAAAAAATCTTCCTCAAAGTCTAAAAAGAAATCTTCCAAAAAAGACGATGACGATGATACAACGCTATCCAGCGATGACGACACACTATCGTAA
- a CDS encoding gas vesicle protein, whose translation MVEHSMQSSTIVDVLEKVLDKGVVIAGDITVGIADVELLTIKIRLIVASVDKAKEIGMDWWENDPYLSSKAENQQAKALEEENRKLSERLESLEKQLSSSNRLNQV comes from the coding sequence ATGGTGGAACATTCCATGCAATCAAGCACCATCGTGGACGTGTTAGAGAAAGTCCTTGATAAAGGTGTTGTCATCGCTGGTGATATCACCGTCGGAATCGCAGATGTGGAGCTATTGACCATCAAGATCCGTCTCATCGTGGCATCGGTTGATAAAGCAAAAGAAATTGGGATGGACTGGTGGGAAAATGATCCTTACCTGAGTTCCAAAGCCGAAAACCAACAGGCAAAAGCCCTTGAAGAAGAGAACCGGAAGTTATCCGAACGATTGGAATCTCTGGAGAAGCAGCTTAGCAGTTCGAACCGCCTCAACCAAGTGTAA
- a CDS encoding gas vesicle protein K has translation MQPASQTSGRINFDPDKAEQGLAQLVLTVVELLRQIVERHAMRRVEGGTLTDQQIEDLGVALMNLEEKMEELKEVFGLDAEDLNIDLGPLGSLM, from the coding sequence ATGCAACCGGCCAGCCAGACAAGTGGACGGATTAACTTCGACCCCGATAAGGCAGAGCAGGGCTTGGCACAGCTAGTGTTGACGGTTGTGGAGCTTCTCAGGCAAATCGTTGAAAGACATGCCATGCGCAGGGTGGAAGGCGGTACACTGACCGATCAGCAAATTGAAGACCTCGGAGTCGCTTTGATGAACTTGGAAGAAAAAATGGAAGAACTGAAGGAAGTTTTCGGCCTTGATGCAGAGGATCTGAACATCGACCTTGGACCATTAGGAAGCCTGATGTAA
- a CDS encoding gas vesicle protein has protein sequence MTVRESIENKDVALIDILDIILDKGVAIKGDLVISIAGVDLVYLDLRVLISSVETLVQHKNGTRKTISSEQLEHERKGLIHATGQPDKWTD, from the coding sequence ATGACCGTCAGGGAATCAATCGAGAATAAGGATGTCGCTTTGATCGACATCTTGGATATCATTTTGGACAAAGGTGTTGCTATCAAAGGAGATTTGGTCATCTCGATTGCCGGAGTGGACCTTGTGTACCTTGATCTTCGGGTGCTGATTTCTTCAGTGGAAACGTTGGTTCAACATAAAAATGGCACTCGAAAAACCATATCTTCAGAACAATTGGAACACGAAAGGAAGGGATTGATCCATGCAACCGGCCAGCCAGACAAGTGGACGGATTAA
- a CDS encoding GvpL/GvpF family gas vesicle protein has product MLYLYALVPSSEVEVEPVPTMKGFDGEHDIYALDIDGITAIVCGLPDEEYSESVLQNKIENDMEWLQDKAFHHHETVLMMSKRYTIIPLKFCTIYKHEDSLKEKVGNHLSSLKDAFKDLEGKEEWNVKIFCDDKRLKETISHPSITEKWEEIKQLPKGRQFFEKKKMEQLENKVIENEKNRMCEEFHERLKSYATEGTVKKNWGKDVTGRADQMAWNSVYFLPKEGVDRFVDEIKQSESKWKEAGWTFEATGPWPPYHFSSFS; this is encoded by the coding sequence ATGCTCTACTTGTACGCACTGGTCCCTTCAAGTGAGGTGGAGGTTGAGCCCGTCCCAACCATGAAGGGATTCGACGGGGAACATGATATTTATGCGTTGGATATCGATGGGATCACAGCCATCGTATGTGGCCTGCCGGATGAAGAATATTCGGAGTCCGTCCTCCAGAACAAGATTGAGAATGACATGGAGTGGCTGCAGGATAAGGCATTCCACCACCACGAAACGGTCCTGATGATGTCAAAGCGCTACACCATCATTCCCCTGAAGTTCTGCACGATCTATAAGCATGAAGACAGTTTGAAGGAAAAAGTGGGGAATCATCTTTCCTCTCTGAAGGACGCCTTCAAAGATCTTGAAGGTAAGGAAGAATGGAATGTGAAAATCTTTTGTGACGATAAACGTCTCAAAGAAACAATCAGTCACCCCTCCATCACGGAGAAGTGGGAGGAAATCAAACAGCTCCCTAAGGGAAGACAGTTTTTCGAAAAGAAGAAAATGGAACAGCTTGAAAATAAAGTAATTGAAAATGAAAAGAACCGTATGTGCGAGGAGTTTCATGAACGGCTGAAATCATACGCAACCGAGGGAACAGTGAAAAAAAACTGGGGTAAGGATGTTACTGGACGAGCCGATCAGATGGCTTGGAATAGCGTCTACTTCCTTCCGAAAGAGGGAGTCGATCGGTTCGTTGATGAAATCAAACAGTCTGAAAGCAAGTGGAAGGAAGCGGGCTGGACATTCGAAGCAACGGGTCCATGGCCACCCTATCATTTTTCAAGTTTCTCATAG
- a CDS encoding gas vesicle protein GvpG — MLHKLVSAPLNLVIKVGEKIKEEADKELYDLPTIQQKLIQLQMMFELGEISEEAFQVKEDELLMRYEIAKTKEMEQWEDLTKKKGG, encoded by the coding sequence ATGCTTCACAAACTTGTATCGGCACCCTTGAATCTCGTCATAAAGGTCGGTGAGAAGATCAAGGAAGAAGCAGATAAAGAGCTCTACGACCTGCCGACCATCCAGCAAAAGCTGATTCAGTTACAGATGATGTTCGAACTCGGAGAGATTTCTGAAGAGGCCTTTCAAGTCAAAGAAGATGAACTTCTGATGCGTTACGAAATAGCAAAAACAAAGGAAATGGAACAATGGGAAGATTTAACGAAGAAGAAAGGAGGTTAG
- a CDS encoding GvpL/GvpF family gas vesicle protein → MSEETGIYIFCAIGHEGEMDLGKVELEGEQRDIFLISYKDASMVAAEVPQKIYHPKRENLMMHQQVISRVMEQSDTVVPISFGNVFRSKEDVEALLENLYPQFETLFPAIKGKIEIGLKVIGKSEWLESVVKESPGVEKMSTSLKGKSESAGYYERIQLGGMAQKVFQNLQTEIKSEIFAPLQEAAESAKANDPSSERMLLNAAFLIDRDKEKEFDELVNKAHEAWKDKADFNYSGPWPAYNFVNIRLKVEEA, encoded by the coding sequence ATGAGTGAAGAAACAGGGATTTATATCTTTTGTGCCATCGGGCACGAAGGGGAAATGGATCTAGGCAAAGTGGAACTGGAAGGAGAACAGCGGGACATCTTTTTGATTTCCTATAAAGATGCATCCATGGTGGCAGCAGAGGTCCCTCAGAAAATCTATCATCCCAAACGGGAGAACCTTATGATGCACCAACAAGTCATCTCCAGGGTGATGGAACAGAGTGACACGGTCGTTCCCATCAGCTTCGGGAACGTATTCCGATCGAAGGAAGACGTGGAGGCACTCCTAGAAAACCTTTATCCGCAGTTTGAAACGTTATTCCCAGCCATTAAAGGGAAAATCGAGATCGGCTTAAAAGTTATCGGGAAATCTGAGTGGCTGGAATCAGTCGTAAAAGAATCTCCCGGTGTTGAAAAAATGTCGACATCACTGAAAGGGAAATCTGAATCGGCGGGTTACTATGAGCGCATCCAGCTTGGTGGGATGGCTCAGAAAGTATTCCAGAACCTTCAGACAGAGATAAAATCAGAGATTTTTGCTCCCCTTCAGGAAGCAGCTGAATCGGCAAAAGCCAATGATCCATCAAGTGAGCGTATGCTTCTGAATGCAGCCTTCTTGATTGACCGGGATAAAGAAAAGGAATTCGATGAATTGGTCAACAAGGCACATGAGGCCTGGAAGGATAAAGCGGATTTCAATTACAGCGGTCCATGGCCAGCCTATAACTTCGTCAATATCAGATTGAAGGTGGAGGAAGCCTAA